The nucleotide sequence ttatcgtacgcacggtgcagaattgcagtcagctcctctgattcggatgcaaattcgcaaatattttgcgaacgaaaaaccaattggtcgaacctcttgcttcttggctccatcagtggctcgtcgtggatgctcttgatgtgtgtgtgtcacctctttaccttcttgctccattgttccagtatatatctaggtgacacttggcttacttgttcgaagcttaacacgcttagtgcgtgacgacacagtatccctctcgactcgaataataagcattggcattttacctcggctgcaactgagtcgtaagtaaccacaaacttgttgaatattgagctggaaacttgttctccgactttgtatactgaatagcctagagtgGAATTCGTTAAtctggtgatgcaattcgcctttcctctgaattgcgcttggacttccctaaacttttgatgagtgtacgcatcttgaaactgagcttcaatgaaggatttggttgcacacggtatgaccgtatgaaaatctgcagcatctgattctctctctgcttgctccctgcttccgaggcaattatcgtattgtttgacgaactgaataagcgagctgttccgagtgataaacttgttaaaaaatgaatgcatgctctcgctcctttgtgtgcttctcatccctacccagaagtggtgatccagatagataggaacccatatGTGATGGTCTTCATACAGATCTacagaatacacccaaacacagactataaatacacccgataaaacatgcaatttacacctctgctgcagattttaaaaaaacattacctgaaagccacttgttgtccgcaAGACCAAAATTGAGCAGAAAATtattccaattcctatcgaatgagtctttgctatgagagttccaaacaacttggctcatttcttgttcaatatcggcatgtcccttgtacccgtttaatttgcttggaatcttcttcatgatgtgccaaatacaccaacggtgaattgttgttggcatacaggcctctaaagcccttttcattgatgcgcattgatcggtgagaaaccctttcggagcgtttcctcccatgcaacgaagccaacattgaaataaccatttgaatgattcaatttcttcgtttttcatcaaagagcatccgagaagtgttgactgaccgtggtgattcaccccgacgaAAGAACCACataccaaattatacctgaaacaaattaccatagtgcagaatgcaaaatcattaggtacaccccaacaaatgcttcgtatacacccaaaaaaacagccaatatacacctctgctgcggattcataaaaatacattaatttagcatcataaacaggggcagtttgttacctgtttgtattgtaggtggtgtcgaatgaaatgacgtctccgaaatactcaaaggcagctctgcttcttgcatcggcccaaaaagccagcttaatcgattgatcctcctcgagttcgagctcaaaaaagaaattctgattcttctctttcattcttaacaaatatttcccgaattcctttgcatcttcttgttcggaaacattccgcacttccctcgtaatgtaattcctcacgtccttttcgataaaatttaactcgcggtgacctccggcagccgcaacaaatgattggtaggttttgcttggtctgataccggcctcctcgttattctctattgtacgacgaatggacatgcttagttccctgtgctgtttgagcatctctgctttacttggacagcaggggtgtgaatgatccagcacaatctttgaaatgatccaagcaccgacatccttcaatgtgtgtatataaattcttgcaggacagtttaaaccggctgtcggattggtcttctcggtcggagatattttatatttccattttccctctctactacatgtaatcagttgattcttaatctcgtttcccttcctatttgtgctccgaactcttgtagagaaacctgcagccttggcgtagttcctgtaaaatttttcagcatcttcaagggtgataaaggtcattccaaccttcggaacaagctggtcatcaacaaccgagagaggctgcagaatacaccatgtcaaaaactgtaaatacacccatagatatgattcaaatacacccatagatatgattcaaatacacccaatcatgtctgatatgaTACACCCGAACtgcaacaactcaactaaaatgacaataaaagccATAAACTAtaaatacacaggctgcagaatacaccatgtcaaaaactaaaaacacacccaatcatgtctgatataatacacctgaacaacaataactcaattaaaataacagaaaaggCAGTAAAgtgtaaatacacccacacttctagcaaaaatacacccaaaaaagatctgatctacacccgagcgtctgctataaattccagataattaatcaaaactaatacattacattcaatccaCAGATTTATCTTCATGCATTATTTTGACACtcaatgttcacgaattattcaCCTACACATTGCTATACAAATTACTGCAACAAAATTCATAGTAAtcctatgtaaatcaaacctcaagaacttcgttagattcaaattcatagtccacttcgcctggattcagctgacaatctgaggttgaatcatccattatcttcaaaacgagttcaaactttgatttcagaaaacgaaaaatcaaatagaaaacgaagctcgAGTTAGAGAGAGAGGAACTAACGTaaatgacgaagaagaagaagaaacgagTGAGAAAGGAGGGGAAAAGAACGATCGAAGAAACCAGGGGAAGCTTCGCGAGAAGAAGAACAAGCAAATCTGCTGTGCAAATAAcgaaaacgaagaaggaaacaaatcttttaaatttggtagttagatatacACGGGATCCTATATAGCGCGTGCATACAACGTAACCCTTGGAGCGCGTTTTGGGGTTTTATTTGTTAATGAACTTGTAAACCATACAAgtcattagggcttgtatgcagagcttttttGTAGATTATATTAGATAAAAGTCAAAGGTTAATATAAAAGAAGAGtattgatggactctaataaatatagaatatccTAATACATAATTAAATGCTTTAAATGacaatactttaatacacaataTTTTAAATGATaagagaattttttatttttaaataattaaatataacatatataaatacaaaatatatgagtattttttattcattaagattaattattatgcaagaaatttttataatatcaaaaaattatattttattttatattacttgacaaataattaaattattatattcaaaatttattaattaactaattttgttaaagatattattatataaaataatttttcatcaaaatattttgaaaatataatttatttaaaatattatatatatgtatgtatatactaATATATTCTATATTTATAAAGTCTATCAATACTCTTCTTTCATAatatcattttaattttatttaataaaatctaataattcATAAATGGTGGTCATCTAATGCACACAAAATGGTTGGGCTGATTTTAGACATACCCTTTTAGACATACCCCATATTAGATTATGAAAACTAATGTCATTCTTATAGTATAATCGCATAATTTCAAAAcatgcaaaataaaataataaaatataatttaattaatgtgCATAATAAAGTAAACTTGAAACTGATATAATAACAATTTAATGTAAAAAGTAATGACAACTTTCTGTTTTAatgtattatattaaattatgacttaaatattttttatccATTAATATTATGCAtgaaaataaagatttttttgaatataaatttttatctctACTTCAAATTAGATACTATTAAAAATAGATAAGTAAAGTTAATAACGTTTATAAATAGTTAAttgtttataatttttataaatctTTAATTGAATTTTGTTATAGATAATAACAACATAATAAATTTGtttaatatcttatttaatttaaatttataaattttatacNNNNNNNNNNNNNNNNNNNNNNNNNNNNNNACAttctaaataatttataaaatttttgtatttattattaaatattttttatttttaaattatttatcaaatttataattttaaaataaaatataaaaattaattctttaaaaataatagaaaacggCTAAACATAGCCCACAAAACCCCACCGCCACCCCTTTCTCTCTCACAGTCTCTGACTCTATCGCCAAAGACCATAATTTTAAAAACCGAATCGGACCTGTCGGTCGAACCGATTTAACTGAGATCCGATCCCCATTTATAACCGTTGAAAAGAGAATCATTTAAAAACTGTCGAACCGGCCTAAAATCGGACGGTTGGATCGGATTGGTAATGGCCGGTTCGAATAAAACGACgccattttgtttattttgtaaaaaaaaaaaaaatttaaaatacagaACCATTCGTGAACCAAACCAACCAAACCCCCCCCCCCCCCTTCTTCCCCCAATTCGTGCACTCCCTGAGACCTCTGAAGCAAAGCAAAAGTGCAAAATCGTAGCCCTTCATTGCCGCCGTCGTCCCCAGGTCCTCAGCGCCgccgcttcttcctcttccccGTTTTGAAGAACCCAGGTAGCTCGGCACGTCGTCTTCATCTTCGTTGGCTTCTCTGTTCGTGGCTTGGAGTAGCTCGCCGTCGGGTCGCCGCTTGCCGTCGTCTCGCCTATCGCCTCGTCTCGCCGGTTGCCGTCCGTCGAAGGTTAGTGGCCTCCgcttcttccttttaatttctgaatGTTCGGTCTTCTTCTTCGTTTGAAGTTCTGAAATTGTTGTTCAATCATCGTTGTTCCATTTTTCTTGTAATCTTTTGTAGTTGCCTGTTGCTAATGGATCTGTCTTGTATTTGCTGGTTGGTGATGGctgtaaactttttttttttcaaatttacgGATGGCTGGCTCTGTTAGTCTGATTTAGTGTTTTACTGTTTTGTAATTGCTGGATTTAGTCTGAAATTTTTGTCAAAAACTTTAATAAGAGCATTAAGTTCATCAGTGTGTGCTTTCCATCTTGCTACAAGAGCTGACTGTGAGGAAACAGCGGATTCTAAGCTGACCACTTTGTTGACCAGCTCATCAATCTTCTCTGCCATTTCTGTCACAGTGAGAGTTGTATGAGAGCCAGCCTCAAAGTGTTCTTTAATCTTCTCCTGTAGTAACTGCACCTCCTGTTGATGCTGACTTATTTTATCAGCATCTTCTTCCAACTCCTTTGTTTCAAACTTACTGATTTAGTCTaaaatttttgttcaaatttacTGATGGCTTTGTTTTGtaattgttggttttgctgggtgaaggtttagtgttttGGAATGTTTTATAATGTGCTAATGTTTGTAATTGCTGGCTTTGTTTGTAATTGTTGggtgaaggtttagtgttttGTGATTATTTGTTGATGATTTTTTGTCGGTCCGGTTCTCAGAACCTTGCCAAAAACCCATTCCCCTCTCTCTCAGCcaccagcagcagcagcagcagccagCACCCACGATTCCACCAAAACGTCACTGTTTTGAACTCATCAATGGTGAAGGGGCTCCACGGCCAGAACCTCCCTGCTGATGTGACACAGGTCGTTGATCAGCTGGAGCGCCATTGCTTGGCTCCTGATGGATCTCTCATCTCCAAGCCTCTCTACAACGATCTCCTGTTTTTTGAAATTCTGGTGGTGGTTGAATGACATAGTGGCATGACCTATTCAATCTGATTCATTTAAAGGTTATTAATTCTGCTATGTTGCTCTTGTGCTCGATTTCTTGCAAACAATTCTGGCTATTGAGATTTTTTCTAAAACCAATTTTGACTTGGGTCTAAATGTTTGGATGGTGTGATCCACAAACTCTTGGAAGGGTTGTCTTGTCTCTTTTTCCGCAAGATATTGGTCATAATCATGAGAAAAGTTAGCATGAGAGGATGCATTGGGGTTTACTGATATGTGGTTCTGGTACCGTGTGTTGGTTACACTTTCAGGCAATATATTCTGAGGCCATTGCTATGGTGGAAGAGTATCAGCAAGCCATTTCAATGTCTAGCCTTGGTGGACTTCGAGATACTGGTGGTCTTTATCCTCAGCTTGGGTTAAGGAACTCCCCTCAGGTACAACTATTAGAATTGTAACTCTGTCAATTTTGGTCCTGTAATATTTTACGTTATGTATACGGAGAAAACGGTTGCACTCTACCAAATTGTTCCTTATGGGAATCGTTTGTTACATGAATTGTCTCCTTTCTTATCATAACTTAAATGATAGGCTACAGGGGTTGATATTTGAACATCAGTATAATTAAGATACTGTgattttaatttagttattatgAAATTGATAACAGAAGATACTATTGAGTTCTTCATGAAATTACCTAGCTCTAATCTAAGAGGTTCTTTCACTAGTAAATGAGGAAATAGGTGCTATAAAGTCTAAGCTCTCAATATAATTAAACAGAAGATGGGGGATTTTGGAACAACTAGTAGCTATTTATCCCTTATCCCATTTGAAATGCCACATTTATGTAAGATTGAAAATCACTCTTGAATTTATTAGAGGTGGAAAGTGTCTTCAGGCGTTAGTTACCAATGTTCTTTGTTGGAAATTGGAATGTAGAGTTACAATAAACTAGTGTATTAATAGACACTACCCACTTATTTATTAAATGTGTGTAAAATTAACAAATGTGGAATTAGTTAAGATGGTGAGTGGCTTACACTCTAATCAAGAGGTCTTGTGTAACCAAAAAAATTCTTTGCTGTAGATTATATAAAATGAAGGGTATTTTAGGAAGAAAGTTATGCACAAAGTCTCTACCATATCCCCATTATATATAATAGAAGATAGATATACCACCTCTTCGTGAGCTTCATTTGGTAGTCTTTTACTTGATTCAGTTTGTTTAGCAAATAAAGCCTGAGtctaatattttgaatttttgtaaaTGAGATGTGGGTCTATCTTCTGCTTATTGATACTATTCATTATTGTTAGCAGAGGAATTAGCTTAAATAATGTGTTTCTTGTGGATTAATATTTGCTTGGCAATGGTAAAGATTTGCTTCTTTGGTAGTTGGCTTTAATAGACCTAAGAATATATCTTTGAACCTTAACATTACAAGTGTGCTTCATTTTAgtctttgaaatttcaaaattaactATTTGGTACTGAAGTTATATTTCATAGATCATTTTAGTCCTTGGCCAGTATATGATTAGTCAACAGTCATATTTTGCTGAGGTGTCACATCAAAGGACATGTCAGCATGTCACATAGCTTTCCATGTAGTGTTGATTGATGATGTGGTGTATGCCACACCATTGGTCAACATTACATGACTTGCGGAATATTAGAGATTCaataattgatttatttaaaGTTCTAAAATAAAGAGTGTGCATTTTCAGAGACCAAATTGAACCTTGACTTATTTAGCTCTTATAGAAacatttgtatatttttctgtcaTGTTATGATAGAATATGTTTCATTGAGTTAACAAAAAAGTTACATATCCATCTGTATCAGGTTTATGAGACTTTGGAGCATCAATTGGTTGTGGCTGAAGCAGCCCAAAGGTTGAGGCTACCTCTTATCTCCAAAGATGGAGAAGTCCATACTGAGGATATTGAAAAATTGAGTGTAATGTCTCGAAGCTCCCTTGACAGTACCAACACCAGCACCACGAACAACTCAAGCACAACTTCGATTAATTATGCTACTCCAAACAGTTCAGTTACTGGGATTAATTCTCCCCTTGCTGCTATGGATTCAGGGGAAGCTGCAGTTGGTGGTGTACCTAATCGTTTTCTTGGTATTACACCTGCTTATTTACGGCAAACTCAACATCAACAAACAACATTATCCGTGGTATGCTATTTAGCAAAATATGAAAATCAGCTTCTAAGCAAGGACTTTCTATGATAGGTTATATTTTGATGTGATTCACTTGGTTATGTTTTCCTTATTGACACATGAAACACGCTTTCTAGGATATGACAGAATATCACATGTCACTCTCACGTGAGATAGAGGCCCACTTGAAACTGAAATGTGATAAATTGTCCAATGCCTTTGTTTTGGATGACAATGGTAAGTTTGACCAGCATATTACTGATCTTATATAGGGATTGAGGTTAactgataaatttttttttgtgtggtTCGGCATGTGATTTTTTTGCAGCTGATTTCCTTTTCTCTTCACTCAGATTCTTCATCATCAGGAATTCAAAGTTCAAGTTCTCGGCTTCCAGAAAGGTCTGATCTCATTAAATTACCTTAATTCTTTTAGTAGTTGGCAAGCTGTATTGATTTTTACCTAAAAAACATCATTTTTATGGATAAAGCAATTTTGTTATATATTGGACCTACAAGTATATCTAAACCCTTGTTTGAATCGTATGTCATCAGAGTTAGGACATGCTAGTTTTTTTATAAACAGTCGACCTTGGCATTATACAATGGCCCACAAAGTCATGTCTAGATACTTGTTAAAGAAGTTGTACGAAGTTAGATATCAATCACATTTTATGTAATGATTGTATTGTGTTAATGAAATGATCAATGCTCAATATTTGTTTTACTTCTGTTGGTCTGAGTAACAAGTATCAATGTTATGCAAGTCTTGGTTTCTCTAGCACTACAAATATAGAGGATTTTTATTCCCTTTAAAAATAATCTGTTTCATTTAGGTTTCTAGGTGATCACATAGCTCATATTTGCCATTACTCATGT is from Arachis ipaensis cultivar K30076 chromosome B01, Araip1.1, whole genome shotgun sequence and encodes:
- the LOC107627257 gene encoding AUGMIN subunit 4 (The sequence of the model RefSeq protein was modified relative to this genomic sequence to represent the inferred CDS: added 36 bases not found in genome assembly); the protein is MCRERLRYLEAMAIYSEAIAMVEEYQQAISMSSLGGLRDTGGLYPQLGLRNSPQVYETLEHQLVVAEAAQRLRLPLISKDGEVHTEDIEKLSVMSRSSLDSTNTSTTNNSSTTSINYATPNSSVTGINSPLAAMDSGEAAVGGVPNRFLGITPAYLRQTQHQQTTLSVDMTEYHMSLSREIEAHLKLKCDKLSNAFVLDDNDSSSSGIQSSSSRLPERVKLLIEEIEREEAALRDDLYSADRKFAEYYNVLEQILGVLIKLVKDLKLDHQHKHDELQKTWLCKRCETMSAKLRVLEHILLLETYTKDSIPALHKIRKYLVEATEEASIAYNKAVTRLREYQGVDPHFDNIARQYHDIVKKLENMQWTIHQVEMDLKRLPDNTTS